Proteins encoded within one genomic window of Pygocentrus nattereri isolate fPygNat1 chromosome 11, fPygNat1.pri, whole genome shotgun sequence:
- the LOC108417361 gene encoding plexin-C1-like, with protein MRTVYLGMLLLFQSAVSSLTEFSVNGEIRNFAVGNGKVFVVTDSQLLQMRLDLVEEKQKDIQNHRHQNRVNILLPFDANKTLITCGTSDCGYCELLDINDISRSLYREDVTVGPSVNKSSVSFIVDFDEGTEKYMLVAREKVPDDCGSDEGVFLQNTLESQAGGIFSKSGIEPIETSISLQSDAEWIDGFQSSPPSHSYLLVNVKSRTGPAVVVLRMKNSHSKTEMTRSLEGAVLQCCDDKERKKLLSSSVVLSSGSPLLWAGIFTAQESNDPQKTALAIYDLSQIRDRVPSYFSCKPTCRAQKGEDVLRPRAVVLKHSSMSSVAAEKKGAWIELYIGTATGQLLKIVLDNALNSGCLTVLYKSDDDRMVFPRMHFDPVDHKYIYIALRNQIRRVAVTQCGMYSTLRDCRASQDPSCGWCVTASKCLTKDECSASPWISIPEDSFQKELISFQVTELSTELSLNLHLNVEGTENPLLTCSFMKEDENLCNSSSAVFPNCSCKFSSQQLPANVKATVTIGDQKITESLKLRSCPDITETSPYAKCVVCVSAGCYWSSSTNECSWAHESASQGAEMDVCEGLFSESTVPEIFSLEPNQVSFHGKKHAELKGRNLELVEKIRFHGVMECTSKETPVLERSTDTLKFSIPSGNKGTVRVCVVTEDRRCHGNTNITYGSQPTCTGLQPRNTWASGKRKIQVLGNNLGFVDAVIVHSLLKQITLNSNKTFWFHTHDQREYMDSGPFSVSLLVGSSTVDCVDKLSYLPDPEFTSFSTSKVDNDVLVTIQKTEDMLRMSKEDVTVWGLQEEEMSECVIDIIKSTALSCRIVGKKGLEIRVDLIKV; from the exons ATGAGGACCGTTTATCTGGGAATGCTGCTCTTATTCCAAAGCGCTGTTTCCTCCTTAACGGAGTTCAGCGTTAATGGAGAGATCAGGAACTTTGCTGTTGGAAACGGGAAAGTGTTCGTCGTCACCGACTCTCAGCTCCTCCAGATGAGGCTCGATCTAGtagaggaaaaacagaaggaCATACAGAACCACAGACACCAGAACCGAGTTAATATTTTACTGCCTTTCGACGCGAATAAGACCCTGATAACCTGCGGAACCTCTGACTGTGGATACTGTGAACTCCTGGACATCAATGACATCAGCAGAAGTCTCTACAGGGAGGATGTTACAGTCGGACCATCTGTTAATAAATCATCTGTTTCTTTTATTGTAGATTTTGATGAAGGAACAGAGAAATACATGCTGGTTGCCAGAGAAAAGGTTCCTGATGACTGTGGCTCTGATGAAGGAGTTTTTCTGCAGAACACTCTGGAATCTCAGGCAGGAGGAATTTTCTCTAAATCAGGCATTGAGCCAATTGAAACCAGCATTTCTCTACAGAGTGATGCTGAGTGGATTGACGGCTTCCAATCatctcctccctctcactcgTACCTGCTGGTGAACGTTAAGTCTAGAACAGGTCCAGCTGTGGTGGTCTTAAGGATGAAGAACAGCCACAGTAAAACTGAAATGACCAGATCTTTAGAAGGTGCAGTGCTACAGTGCTGTGATGATAAAGAGCGTAAAAAGCTCTTGTCCTCCTCTGTAGTTCTCTCCTCTGGATCTCCTCTTCTCTGGGCGGGAATATTCACTGCACAAGAATCGAACGACCCCCAGAAAACTGCTTTGGCCATTTACGACCTGAGTCAGATCAGAGACCGAGTACCTTCATATTTCAGCTGTAAACCAACGTGCAGAGCTCAG AAAGGAGAAGATGTTCTGAGGCCTCGTGCTGTGGTGCTCAAACACAGTTCAATGTCATCTGTAGCAGCAGAAAAGAAAGGAGCCTGGATTGAGCTCTACATAGGAACTGCTACTGGACAACTGCTGAAG ATTGTGCTGGACAATGCTTTGAATTCTGGCTGTTTGACGGTTCTATACAAATCTGATGATGACAGGATGGTGTTTCCCAGAATGCACTTTGATCCAGTGGATCATAAATACATCTACATAGCTTTGAGAAATCAG atccGGCGAGTAGCAGTGACTCAGTGTGGTATGTACAGCACTTTGAGAGACTGCAGAGCTTCTCAGGATCCTTCCTGTGGCTGGTGTGTGACTGCAAGCAA ATGCTTGACTAAAGATGAGTGTTCAGCCTCTCCTTGGATCTCCATTCCTGAAGATTCTTTTCAGAAAGAGCTGATTTCTTTTCAAGTGACTGAACTCTCCACTGAG CTCAGTCTGAATCTTCACTTGAATGTGGAGGGAACAGAAAATCCTCTCTTAACATGTTCCTTCATGAAGGAAGATGAGAATCTGTGTAACAGCAGTTCTGCAGTTTTCCCCAACTGCTCCTGCAAATTCTCCAGTCAGCAACTTCCGGCTAACG TCAAAGCGACTGTCACAATTGGAGATCAGAAAATCACAGAGAGCCTGAAACTGAGGAGCTGCCCAGACATCACAGAGACATCACCATATGCTAA gtgtgtagtttgtgtttcaGCTGGGTGTTATTGGTCCAGCAGTACTAACGAGTGCAGCTGGGCTCATGAATCTGCATCACAG gGGGCAGAGATG GATGTGTGCGAAGGATTATTTTCTGAGAGTACTGTG CCAGAGATTTTCTCCCTGGAGCCTAATCAGGTCTCCTTTCATGGCAAAAAACATGCAGAGCTGAAAGGAAGAAATCTGGAACTGGTAGAGAAAATCCGCTTTCATGGAGTCATGGAGTGCACTTCAAAGGA GACTCCAGTGCTGGAGCGCTCCACTGACACTCTGAAGTTCAGCATTCCGAGTGGAAATAAAGGAACTGTGAGGGTGTGCGTGGTGACAGAAGACAGGCGTTGTCATGGCAACACCAATATCACTTATGGCTCCCAGCCCACCTGCACTGGACTGCAGCCTAGAAACACCTGGGCCAG TGGTAAAAGGAAGATCCAAGTGTTGGGGAACAATCTGGGGTTTGTGGATGCAGTTATTGTTCATTCACTCCTCAAACAGATCACCCTCAACTCAAACAAG ACCTTCTGGTTCCACACTCATGATCAGAGAGAATACATGGACTCTGGGCCGTTCAGTGTCTCTCTCCTAGTGGGAAGCTCAACAGTGGACTGTGTAGATAAACTGTCTTACCTCCCAGATCCAGaattcaccagcttctccaCCTCTAAAGTGGACAATGATGTGCTGGTCACCATACAG AAAACAGAGGACATGCTCAGGATGAGTAAGGAAGATGTGACAGTGTGGGGGCTGCAGGAAGAGGagatgtctgagtgtgtgattgATATAATTAAGTCCACTGCTCTTTCCTGTAGAATTGTGGGAAAAAAGGGACTTGAAATCAGAGTGGACTTAATCAAGGTATGA
- the LOC119264434 gene encoding uncharacterized protein LOC119264434 — protein sequence MRTVYLGMLLLFQSAVSSLTEFSVNGEIRNFAVGNGKVFVVTDSQLLQMRLDLVEEKQKDIQNHRHQNRVNILLPFDANKTLITCGTSDCGYCELLDINDISRSLYREDVTVGPSVNKSSVSFLVDFDEGTEKYMLVAREKVPDDCGSDEGVFLQNTLESQAGGIFSKSGIEPIETSISLQSDAEWIDGFQSSPPSHSYLLVNVKSRTGPAVVVLRMKNSHSKTEMTRSLEGAVLQCCDDKERKKLLSSSVVLSSGSPLLWAGIFTAQESNDPQKTALAIYDLSQIRDRVPSYFSCKPTCRAQKGEDVLRPRAVVLKHRSMSSVAAEKKGAWIELYIGTATGQLLKV from the exons ATGAGGACCGTTTATCTGGGAATGCTGCTCTTATTCCAAAGCGCTGTTTCCTCCTTAACGGAGTTCAGCGTTAATGGAGAGATCAGGAACTTTGCTGTTGGAAACGGGAAAGTGTTCGTCGTCACCGACTCTCAGCTCCTCCAGATGAGGCTCGATCTAGtagaggaaaaacagaaggaCATACAGAACCACAGACACCAGAACCGAGTTAATATTTTACTGCCTTTCGACGCGAATAAGACCCTGATAACCTGCGGAACCTCTGACTGTGGATACTGTGAACTCCTGGACATCAATGACATCAGCAGAAGTCTCTACAGGGAGGATGTTACAGTCGGACCATCTGTTAATAAAtcatctgtttcttttcttgtaGATTTTGATGAAGGAACAGAGAAATACATGCTGGTTGCCAGAGAAAAGGTTCCTGATGACTGTGGCTCTGATGAAGGAGTTTTTCTGCAGAACACTCTGGAATCTCAGGCAGGAGGAATTTTCTCTAAATCAGGCATTGAGCCAATTGAAACCAGCATTTCTCTACAGAGTGATGCTGAGTGGATTGACGGCTTCCAATCatctcctccctctcactcgTACCTGCTGGTGAACGTTAAGTCTAGAACAGGTCCAGCTGTGGTGGTCTTAAGGATGAAGAACAGCCACAGTAAAACTGAAATGACCAGATCTTTAGAAGGTGCAGTGCTACAGTGCTGTGATGATAAAGAGCGTAAAAAGCTCTTGTCCTCCTCTGTAGTTCTCTCCTCTGGATCTCCTCTTCTCTGGGCGGGAATATTCACTGCACAAGAATCGAACGACCCCCAGAAAACTGCTTTGGCCATTTACGACCTGAGTCAGATCAGAGACCGAGTACCTTCATATTTCAGCTGTAAACCAACGTGCAGAGCTCAG AAAGGAGAAGATGTTCTGAGGCCTCGTGCTGTGGTGCTCAAACACAGGTCAATGTCATCTGTAGCAGCAGAAAAGAAAGGAGCCTGGATTGAGCTCTACATAGGAACTGCTACTGGACAACTGCTGAAGGTCTGA